Proteins found in one Timaviella obliquedivisa GSE-PSE-MK23-08B genomic segment:
- a CDS encoding HAD hydrolase-like protein, protein MAQVQLVVFDMAGTTVKDENEVQACFFTAAESTGLQAERDRITAMMGWAKKRVFQTLWQEQIGVEHPDYAASVEGSYAKFKEVLEHHYQTQPVQPTEGCLDLFTWLNSQNIKIALNTGFYREVTDIILNRLGWDLGLNENYVGSDSIIQASITPSEIYNSEGRPAPYMIQKAMYLLGIKDPKTVIAIGDTPSDLEAGIHANCLLALGVTNGTHTKAQLESYPNHGLLGSLSELKEKIISL, encoded by the coding sequence ATGGCTCAGGTACAACTCGTTGTTTTTGATATGGCGGGAACAACCGTTAAAGATGAAAATGAAGTTCAAGCTTGTTTTTTTACAGCCGCTGAATCGACAGGATTGCAGGCAGAGCGCGATCGCATCACTGCTATGATGGGTTGGGCAAAAAAGCGAGTATTCCAAACCCTTTGGCAAGAACAAATTGGCGTAGAGCATCCAGATTACGCCGCCAGCGTTGAGGGTTCTTATGCCAAGTTCAAAGAGGTTTTAGAACACCATTATCAAACGCAACCCGTTCAACCCACAGAAGGTTGCTTGGACTTATTCACTTGGCTCAATTCTCAGAACATCAAAATTGCCCTAAACACAGGCTTTTATCGAGAAGTCACTGACATTATTCTGAATCGTCTGGGCTGGGATCTCGGACTCAACGAGAACTATGTGGGTTCGGACTCAATCATTCAAGCTTCCATCACTCCTTCAGAAATTTATAATAGCGAAGGTCGTCCTGCACCTTACATGATTCAAAAAGCCATGTACTTGCTGGGAATAAAAGATCCAAAAACGGTGATCGCGATCGGGGATACACCGTCAGATTTAGAAGCTGGCATCCATGCAAACTGCTTGCTTGCGTTGGGCGTTACTAACGGCACTCACACCAAAGCGCAGTTAGAGTCATACCCCAATCATGGATTACTCGGCTCTTTATCAGAACTGAAAGAAAAAATTATTTCTTTGTAA
- a CDS encoding TIGR03364 family FAD-dependent oxidoreductase, with protein sequence MNQADVLIVGAGIVGLAHALAAAKRGLKVVVFERSPYAVGASIRNFGMIWPIGQPQGELSDRALKAREIWIEVASKADIHLEQCGSLHLAYRQDEMAVLEEFIQTNSSDLTRLITSTEVAEKSPAAITEGLLGALWSATEMTVDPREAIRKLPGYLSEVYGVEFNFGTVVTEIANSQVLAGNQQWTGTHIFVCSGADFETLYPALYTASGLTKVKLQMMRTVAQPDRWRLKPSLCGGLTLTHYLAFADCPSLAALKERIATETPHFPQWGIHVMMSQNGSGELILGDSHEYGLNPDPFDRAEINQYVLDYLKGFAKVPSFEIAETWHGVYAKLPGQVDLIAHPEENVTIVNALGGAGMTLSFGLAEQVMGALV encoded by the coding sequence ATGAATCAGGCAGACGTTTTAATTGTGGGTGCGGGCATCGTGGGTTTAGCACACGCTTTAGCCGCTGCCAAACGAGGACTTAAAGTCGTGGTGTTTGAGCGAAGTCCTTATGCTGTAGGTGCTTCAATTCGTAATTTTGGCATGATCTGGCCGATCGGACAGCCTCAAGGAGAATTAAGCGATCGCGCCCTCAAAGCCAGAGAAATCTGGATCGAAGTTGCTTCTAAAGCAGACATTCATTTAGAGCAATGCGGCTCTTTACACCTCGCTTATCGGCAAGACGAGATGGCGGTCTTGGAGGAGTTCATCCAGACAAACAGCAGCGATTTAACCCGGCTTATTACTTCTACTGAAGTGGCTGAAAAAAGTCCGGCAGCCATTACCGAGGGACTGCTAGGCGCACTCTGGAGCGCGACCGAAATGACGGTTGATCCGCGAGAGGCGATTCGGAAGCTACCCGGATATCTGTCAGAAGTTTACGGGGTCGAGTTTAACTTTGGCACCGTCGTCACTGAAATTGCTAATTCCCAGGTGCTTGCAGGCAATCAACAATGGACAGGCACCCACATTTTTGTCTGTAGTGGTGCAGATTTTGAAACACTCTACCCCGCTCTGTATACTGCCAGCGGTTTGACCAAAGTGAAGCTGCAAATGATGCGGACTGTTGCCCAGCCCGATCGCTGGCGGTTGAAACCTTCCCTGTGTGGCGGCTTAACTCTCACCCACTATCTAGCTTTCGCAGATTGTCCCTCCCTAGCGGCTCTGAAAGAACGAATTGCCACTGAAACGCCTCACTTTCCCCAGTGGGGCATTCATGTGATGATGTCTCAAAACGGCTCTGGAGAACTCATTCTAGGGGACTCTCATGAATATGGCTTGAACCCCGACCCGTTCGATCGCGCAGAAATTAACCAGTACGTGTTGGATTATCTGAAAGGCTTTGCGAAAGTTCCCTCATTTGAAATTGCTGAAACCTGGCACGGAGTTTATGCCAAACTTCCGGGACAAGTGGATCTGATTGCTCATCCAGAAGAAAATGTGACAATTGTTAATGCGCTGGGGGGTGCCGGGATGACCTTATCCTTCGGCTTAGCAGAGCAGGTTATGGGAGCTTTAGTATAA
- a CDS encoding Uma2 family endonuclease encodes MTQQLFLYPEEIVNELDISHLVIEDDIPVDNFQSEKQQRLLVEPLYSSWLPGASFVAAANVGLFYGLKLEPIVPDAFLSLNVKMPSDWSQRQNRSYLAWEFGKLPEVAIEIVSNRKGNELTSKKSDYARIGMAYYAVFDPLQQLQGKDELNGSLLKVWELTGKKYVELPEPFWLESVGLGLKLWEGTFEAQSGIWLRWCDQQGQVIATGSERADAESQRADAEGQRADAESQRAERLAAQLRAMGVNPDEV; translated from the coding sequence ATGACTCAACAACTTTTTTTATATCCTGAAGAAATTGTTAATGAGCTTGACATCAGCCATCTGGTCATTGAAGACGATATTCCTGTGGACAATTTTCAGTCGGAAAAGCAGCAGCGGCTTTTAGTAGAACCACTCTATAGTTCTTGGTTACCGGGAGCCTCTTTCGTCGCGGCGGCAAATGTCGGCTTGTTCTACGGACTAAAGCTTGAGCCGATCGTTCCAGATGCTTTTCTAAGCTTAAATGTCAAGATGCCTAGCGACTGGAGTCAAAGGCAAAATCGCTCTTACTTAGCATGGGAGTTTGGTAAGCTGCCAGAGGTTGCCATTGAGATTGTCTCGAACCGTAAAGGCAATGAGTTGACCTCGAAAAAGTCAGACTATGCTCGCATTGGCATGGCTTACTATGCGGTGTTTGATCCTTTGCAGCAGCTACAGGGCAAAGACGAACTGAACGGGTCGCTTTTGAAGGTATGGGAGTTAACGGGAAAGAAATACGTCGAGCTTCCTGAACCCTTCTGGTTGGAGTCCGTTGGATTGGGACTAAAACTTTGGGAAGGAACATTTGAAGCGCAATCTGGAATCTGGCTCCGCTGGTGTGATCAACAGGGACAAGTTATCGCCACTGGATCTGAGCGGGCAGATGCCGAAAGTCAACGGGCAGATGCTGAAGGTCAACGGGCAGATGCCGAAAGTCAACGGGCAGAGCGACTTGCTGCACAGCTACGAGCAATGGGAGTCAACCCAGATGAAGTCTGA
- a CDS encoding TMEM165/GDT1 family protein: protein MDWNLLGLSFVTVFISELGDKSQLAAIAISGRSNSLRAVFLGSTAALVLASFLGVFLGDSLSQVFPTRWVKAIAAVGFAVMAIRLLFFGDAEPKDSTPDLASDSLPNLRSEE from the coding sequence ATGGATTGGAATTTGCTGGGTTTGAGCTTTGTTACGGTTTTTATTTCGGAGCTAGGAGACAAAAGCCAGTTAGCCGCGATCGCCATTAGTGGTCGTTCTAATTCGCTGCGGGCTGTTTTTTTGGGTTCGACCGCAGCGCTGGTGCTGGCAAGTTTTTTGGGTGTTTTTTTGGGTGACAGCCTCTCTCAGGTGTTTCCAACGCGCTGGGTCAAGGCGATCGCGGCAGTAGGCTTTGCTGTTATGGCAATTCGTCTGCTGTTTTTTGGTGATGCCGAACCCAAAGACTCAACGCCTGATTTAGCTTCAGATTCTCTGCCCAATTTAAGGTCTGAAGAATAA
- a CDS encoding TMEM165/GDT1 family protein has translation MSTGAENSPHPAPDPATNISQSTQSPWGEELRIFASTFFTIFLAELGDKTQVTTLLLSAQSHAPWIVFAGAGSALVATSLVGVLLGRWLAQRVPPRTLEVAAGVLLLVLAVLLVWDVIRG, from the coding sequence ATCTCCACTGGTGCAGAGAACTCACCACACCCTGCCCCAGACCCAGCAACGAATATTTCTCAATCGACGCAATCTCCCTGGGGCGAAGAGCTCAGGATATTTGCCTCCACTTTTTTCACCATCTTTTTAGCCGAATTAGGCGATAAAACTCAGGTTACAACACTGCTGCTGAGTGCCCAATCCCACGCCCCCTGGATTGTATTTGCTGGGGCTGGATCGGCGCTGGTGGCAACCAGTCTGGTTGGGGTGTTGCTGGGTCGTTGGTTAGCTCAGCGAGTGCCGCCTCGGACACTGGAGGTAGCGGCAGGGGTCTTGCTGCTAGTGCTGGCAGTCTTGTTGGTTTGGGATGTGATACGAGGCTAG
- a CDS encoding YkgJ family cysteine cluster protein yields MSTWCCVKQCGACCYLEPSERPDLDVYLTTAQLEQYLDLVGDDGWCINFDHTDRACKIYADRPQFCRVEPETFHEMFGIQPEELSDFAIDCCHEQIEDVYGDRSLEMIRFDREIGL; encoded by the coding sequence ATGTCAACTTGGTGCTGTGTTAAACAATGTGGGGCTTGCTGCTATCTAGAGCCATCCGAGCGCCCTGACTTAGATGTGTATCTGACGACGGCTCAACTTGAGCAATATTTAGACTTGGTTGGAGACGATGGCTGGTGCATAAATTTTGACCATACCGATCGCGCCTGTAAAATTTATGCCGATCGCCCTCAGTTTTGCCGAGTCGAACCCGAAACGTTTCATGAGATGTTTGGCATTCAACCTGAAGAACTGAGTGACTTTGCGATTGATTGCTGCCATGAGCAAATTGAAGATGTGTATGGCGATCGCAGCCTAGAAATGATCCGCTTCGATCGTGAAATTGGTCTATGA
- a CDS encoding photosystem II reaction center protein Ycf12, with amino-acid sequence MDFLTNFLGGINFEAIVQLTCLALIVLAGPAVIFVLALRGGDL; translated from the coding sequence ATGGATTTTCTAACAAACTTTTTGGGTGGAATCAATTTTGAGGCGATTGTACAGTTGACTTGCTTGGCGCTGATTGTCCTTGCTGGTCCAGCCGTCATTTTTGTGCTGGCACTTCGGGGGGGCGACCTGTAG